Proteins from a single region of Nitrospirota bacterium:
- a CDS encoding DUF1385 domain-containing protein, with protein MSKDQKIKSVGGQAVIEGVMMRSPRNWTVAVRDQKGTIHLLRERLTEMPRFLKLPMIRGVVALFHALSLGIRAIEFSAGKAYDEEGEESLSKLSLVLTMIVAFGLAIGLFILLPLYATKLLGLVIQGVETSSFLFNVVDGIIRVIIFLAYVLIIGMWKDMARIFMYHGAEHKVIHAYEKGLDLTLENVREHSPLHPRCGTSFLMIVMVVSILVFSFIPQSWPFVYKFLSRIVFMPLIAGSSFELLKLSAKWDHHPLMHVMITPGLMLQRLTTREPDDAQLEVALSAMIEVLKLEEADAAEAPGA; from the coding sequence ATGAGCAAAGACCAGAAGATAAAAAGCGTTGGCGGACAGGCTGTCATTGAGGGCGTCATGATGCGCTCACCCAGAAACTGGACTGTTGCCGTGCGCGACCAGAAGGGCACGATTCATCTCCTCAGAGAGCGGCTGACTGAAATGCCCCGTTTTCTCAAGTTGCCGATGATCAGGGGTGTTGTTGCCCTTTTTCATGCATTGTCATTGGGAATCAGGGCGATAGAGTTCTCCGCCGGCAAGGCATACGACGAAGAGGGAGAGGAAAGCCTGAGTAAGCTTTCACTGGTGCTGACCATGATTGTGGCTTTTGGCCTCGCCATCGGACTCTTCATTCTTCTCCCCCTTTATGCAACAAAGCTCTTGGGCCTGGTTATTCAGGGTGTGGAAACGAGCTCTTTTCTGTTTAATGTTGTTGACGGCATCATCCGGGTCATTATATTTCTCGCTTATGTCCTGATTATCGGCATGTGGAAGGATATGGCGAGAATCTTCATGTATCATGGCGCAGAACATAAGGTGATCCACGCCTATGAAAAGGGCCTCGATCTTACGCTCGAAAATGTCAGGGAGCATAGTCCGCTCCATCCCCGCTGCGGTACAAGCTTCCTTATGATCGTCATGGTGGTCAGCATTCTTGTCTTTTCGTTTATCCCTCAGAGCTGGCCTTTTGTATACAAGTTCCTTTCTCGGATCGTATTCATGCCCCTCATTGCAGGGTCTTCCTTTGAACTCCTGAAGCTTTCTGCTAAATGGGACCATCACCCGCTGATGCACGTTATGATTACGCCAGGACTTATGCTGCAGCGTCTTACAACGCGCGAGCCAGATGATGCGCAGCTTGAGGTTGCTTTGAGCGCAATGATAGAGGTCCTGAAGCTGGAGGAAGCAGATGCTGCAGAAGCTCCAGGCGCTTGA
- a CDS encoding FAD-dependent monooxygenase, translating to MGYREISLQLHTDYLEEELKQGIAKQLGIGEFTYQIENKSLDARKKANIHWLIRVVVLSDEIDGGSPLLFPSLNIPYQRKNKKAVVVGSGPAGFFSAYVLQKAGFDTTLIERGTDVYKRAEGIREFEKTGVFNPMGNYVFGEGGAGTFSDGKLTSRSKHISKERQFILESYISAGAPEEIGYMAHPHLGSDNLRMIVKNLRDAFSAIGGRMVFETLLEDLKIENGRVTEAITSSGAMEADYFIIAPGHSAYETYRMMIRRGVAFRTKNFALGSRVEHSQEIINKAQWGKETLPGVKAAEYRLTSPGDSRLPVYTFCMCPGGTVVAATAYHNTNIVNGMSRYKRNGVFANAACVAGIHPDRLMGREATPEETLDWVAALEERFYQYSNGFAAPFCSIQNFIDQKEQVDIVESSYPLGLKPAALWDLLPAEISISLRAGLRDFSRKIQGFETGSIMGLESKTSAPIQVLREKERCCIGIENLYIVGEGSGRSGGIISSGADGIMAAMHIVESNA from the coding sequence ATGGGATACCGGGAAATTTCATTACAGCTGCATACGGATTATCTTGAGGAGGAGCTGAAGCAAGGCATTGCGAAACAGCTTGGCATTGGAGAATTCACCTATCAGATAGAGAACAAGAGCCTTGATGCCAGAAAAAAAGCGAATATCCACTGGCTGATCAGGGTGGTGGTCTTGTCAGATGAAATTGACGGAGGCTCTCCCCTTCTCTTCCCGTCCCTGAATATCCCCTATCAGAGGAAGAATAAAAAAGCGGTTGTTGTCGGCAGCGGTCCTGCCGGGTTCTTTTCCGCATATGTTCTGCAGAAGGCAGGATTTGATACCACGCTTATTGAAAGGGGCACGGATGTTTATAAGCGGGCTGAAGGGATCAGGGAGTTTGAAAAGACCGGCGTATTTAATCCTATGGGCAATTATGTCTTTGGTGAAGGCGGTGCAGGGACATTTTCGGATGGAAAGCTCACGTCAAGATCCAAGCATATATCAAAAGAGCGGCAGTTCATCTTAGAGAGCTATATCAGCGCAGGAGCCCCGGAAGAAATTGGATATATGGCGCATCCTCATCTGGGGAGCGACAATCTCAGAATGATCGTCAAAAATCTCAGAGATGCCTTCAGCGCCATAGGCGGCCGCATGGTATTTGAAACACTGCTTGAGGACCTGAAGATAGAAAACGGCAGGGTCACTGAAGCGATCACATCATCAGGTGCAATGGAGGCTGACTACTTCATTATTGCACCGGGCCATTCAGCATACGAGACCTACCGGATGATGATCAGGAGGGGTGTTGCCTTCCGTACAAAGAATTTTGCCCTGGGCAGCAGAGTGGAACATTCCCAGGAGATCATAAACAAGGCACAGTGGGGCAAGGAAACCCTGCCTGGTGTAAAGGCTGCTGAATACCGCCTTACCTCCCCGGGTGACAGCAGACTTCCGGTATATACCTTCTGTATGTGCCCCGGCGGCACTGTTGTTGCTGCAACGGCATATCACAATACCAACATTGTAAACGGCATGAGCCGGTACAAGCGAAATGGGGTGTTCGCCAACGCCGCATGTGTTGCCGGCATTCATCCTGACAGACTCATGGGCAGGGAGGCAACACCGGAAGAAACACTTGACTGGGTAGCAGCCCTTGAAGAGCGGTTTTACCAATACTCAAATGGCTTTGCAGCACCGTTTTGCAGTATACAGAATTTTATTGACCAGAAGGAGCAGGTGGATATTGTTGAATCAAGTTATCCGCTTGGATTAAAGCCTGCGGCGTTATGGGACCTTCTGCCTGCTGAAATAAGCATTTCTCTCAGGGCAGGGCTCAGGGATTTCAGCAGAAAAATTCAGGGTTTTGAAACAGGCAGCATCATGGGGCTTGAGAGCAAGACTTCAGCACCGATTCAGGTCCTGCGGGAAAAAGAGCGCTGCTGTATCGGCATCGAAAATCTTTATATCGTTGGCGAAGGCAGCGGACGCTCCGGAGGCATCATATCAAGCGGAGCTGATGGAATAATGGCTGCCATGCATATTGTGGAGAGTAATGCTTAG
- the rpmE gene encoding 50S ribosomal protein L31, translating to MKADIHPDYQEVNVVCACGETFTTRSTRKDIRLDICSKCHPFFTGKQKIMDTEGRVEKFKKKYAKK from the coding sequence GTGAAAGCAGATATTCACCCGGATTATCAGGAAGTCAATGTGGTATGCGCCTGTGGCGAGACCTTCACCACACGTTCAACCCGCAAGGACATTCGTCTCGACATCTGCTCCAAGTGTCATCCGTTCTTCACCGGTAAGCAGAAGATCATGGACACTGAGGGAAGAGTCGAAAAGTTCAAAAAGAAATACGCCAAGAAGTAG
- the prmC gene encoding peptide chain release factor N(5)-glutamine methyltransferase, which yields MRLLELLRKSTEHLEAAGIDDPLAEAELLVFHVVKMDRLDAYVENPEIAVANSAKVRRLLQRRIKGEPAQYIIGHVEFSGLTIRVGKGVLIPRPETELLVEEVIKVARSQKTVSFGDPPRLEVRSKTVKSFSLLDICTGSGCIALSLAMKFPDAEVYGTDLSKEALIYAKKNAAANNITNVRFAQGSLFAPIRGKRFDIITANPPYIRADEIETLQREIRDWEPVAALDGGMDGMDFYRAILASARWYLNPGGFIFLELGYDQAEGVQKIADAEGFREVSVINDYAGIGRILKARA from the coding sequence ATGAGACTGCTTGAGCTGTTAAGAAAATCGACTGAGCACCTTGAAGCAGCCGGAATTGATGACCCCCTGGCTGAGGCGGAGTTGCTTGTCTTTCATGTTGTCAAGATGGACCGGCTCGATGCGTATGTTGAGAATCCTGAAATAGCGGTTGCAAATTCGGCAAAGGTCAGAAGGCTGCTTCAGCGAAGAATCAAGGGAGAGCCTGCTCAGTATATCATCGGTCATGTCGAATTCTCCGGACTGACTATCAGGGTCGGGAAAGGGGTGCTTATCCCGAGACCTGAAACAGAGCTGCTGGTCGAAGAAGTGATAAAAGTAGCAAGAAGTCAGAAAACAGTCTCCTTCGGCGACCCGCCGAGGCTGGAAGTCAGAAGTAAAACAGTAAAATCTTTTTCGCTATTGGATATCTGCACAGGCAGCGGCTGTATTGCCCTGTCCCTTGCCATGAAGTTTCCTGACGCAGAGGTATATGGAACTGATCTGTCAAAAGAGGCACTTATTTACGCAAAGAAAAATGCAGCGGCAAACAATATTACAAATGTACGATTTGCTCAAGGCTCACTCTTTGCGCCAATAAGAGGGAAGAGGTTCGACATTATCACTGCCAATCCGCCGTATATCAGGGCAGATGAGATTGAAACCCTGCAGCGCGAAATTCGGGACTGGGAGCCTGTTGCTGCACTTGATGGCGGAATGGACGGCATGGATTTCTATCGGGCTATTCTTGCTTCGGCACGCTGGTATCTTAATCCCGGCGGATTCATATTCCTTGAACTTGGCTACGACCAGGCAGAAGGAGTGCAAAAGATCGCAGACGCAGAAGGATTTCGGGAAGTATCGGTTATTAATGATTATGCCGGGATCGGAAGGATTCTGAAGGCAAGGGCTTGA